A stretch of the Bacillus sp. FJAT-18017 genome encodes the following:
- a CDS encoding sigma-54 interaction domain-containing protein, with amino-acid sequence MLQKIEQHTCPFKMALDKLYDGVFISDQKGKTIYVNDAYQIMSGLKYEEVVGKYVTDMEAKGIYKNPVTPEVIRQGRQVNSIGKAKGGVDMLISGNPIYNEKNELVYVVVSQRDITDFQMLKQKLEVTEEKMLTAEIDREKKEEEIQYLKKRLLEKTGIIGESQGILNVISLIDKVSSLDVTLLITGESGVGKEVIANEIYQKSKTKNKHFIKVNCAAIPANLLEAELFGHVKGAFTGAIKDKLGLFQLANEGTLFLDEIGEMPVELQSKLLRAIQQKEVIPVGGSEVQKLDVRIIAATNQDLLKQVKQGKFREDLYYRLNVLPIEVPPLRERKQDIILLGQYFLNTYSKKYGKNVFISQGGFELLEDYSWPGNVRELQNIIERLVIISEDRSVADHEQISRMIYPDFKKDFSFSNEKSLWDILESVEKQLITDAIKEVGSTRKVAQRLKIDQSTVVKKIKKHGIKIEKR; translated from the coding sequence GTGCTTCAGAAGATAGAACAGCACACGTGCCCCTTCAAAATGGCGTTAGATAAGCTCTATGACGGAGTGTTCATTTCTGATCAAAAAGGCAAAACTATATATGTAAATGATGCATACCAAATTATGTCTGGCCTGAAATATGAAGAAGTAGTTGGAAAGTATGTAACAGATATGGAAGCAAAGGGTATCTATAAAAATCCAGTTACTCCTGAAGTAATCAGACAAGGAAGGCAGGTCAATTCCATTGGCAAGGCAAAGGGTGGAGTGGACATGCTGATATCAGGGAACCCGATATATAATGAAAAAAATGAGTTAGTTTATGTCGTAGTAAGTCAGAGGGATATTACGGACTTTCAAATGCTAAAACAAAAACTGGAAGTAACAGAAGAGAAAATGTTAACAGCAGAAATAGATAGAGAAAAGAAGGAAGAGGAAATCCAATATTTAAAAAAACGGCTTTTGGAGAAAACTGGCATTATCGGCGAAAGTCAAGGTATTTTAAATGTCATTAGTTTGATTGATAAAGTCTCATCCCTTGATGTTACGTTATTAATAACAGGGGAAAGCGGTGTTGGAAAAGAAGTAATTGCAAATGAGATTTACCAAAAAAGCAAGACAAAAAATAAGCACTTTATCAAAGTGAATTGTGCTGCAATTCCGGCTAATCTTTTAGAAGCTGAGCTTTTTGGTCATGTAAAAGGAGCCTTTACTGGGGCTATAAAGGATAAATTAGGCTTATTCCAGCTGGCAAATGAAGGTACTTTGTTTCTTGATGAAATTGGAGAAATGCCAGTTGAATTGCAATCAAAATTACTTAGGGCTATTCAGCAAAAAGAAGTAATTCCGGTTGGAGGCAGTGAGGTACAAAAACTGGATGTTCGCATTATCGCTGCAACAAATCAAGATTTATTGAAACAAGTTAAACAGGGAAAATTTAGAGAAGATCTTTATTATCGTTTAAATGTACTCCCAATTGAAGTCCCTCCATTGCGTGAACGAAAACAAGATATAATCCTATTGGGACAATACTTCCTTAATACATATAGTAAAAAATATGGGAAGAATGTGTTTATTAGCCAAGGTGGTTTCGAATTATTGGAAGACTATTCTTGGCCTGGAAATGTACGTGAACTACAAAATATTATTGAAAGACTCGTTATTATTAGTGAGGACAGATCTGTAGCAGATCATGAACAGATTAGTAGAATGATATACCCGGATTTTAAGAAAGATTTTTCATTTTCTAATGAAAAGAGCTTGTGGGATATATTGGAGTCAGTTGAGAAACAGCTTATTACGGATGCAATCAAAGAAGTAGGCAGTACTAGAAAAGTGGCTCAAAGATTAAAAATTGATCAATCCACCGTAGTTAAGAAAATAAAAAAACATGGCATTAAGATCGAAAAGCGATGA
- the grpE gene encoding nucleotide exchange factor GrpE — MISDELVTHDDPNDESGERGGCGNRAAPLSIFIGHVGFYTSKLYHLVLVETYLSFNEQINLIRANFPGEPAWLGEIEKMRSPIFTRVADLLGGENKLDQSLRQELMNDLLKLPKLQETYTVNEVPVEADQSIQSIIDAVLNEVKKGNRANFRVLQDLQAKMEQLAVDAQEEEKGAIAETLDERAGRIEDLKKLAIEMFDQLDIIYSAVQRLGNEAVTSEVKKVIDKAIKILETNGIEELQVQNKFIDGKIMISLGNVPRNEYAPQLEQYQVYQVHQRGFRDKETNQLLRKATVITVD, encoded by the coding sequence TTGATATCTGATGAACTGGTAACCCACGATGATCCCAATGATGAAAGCGGGGAACGAGGAGGGTGCGGCAACCGGGCTGCCCCGCTATCAATATTCATTGGCCATGTCGGCTTTTATACTAGCAAGCTGTATCATCTCGTACTAGTTGAAACGTATCTCTCATTCAATGAACAAATTAATTTGATTAGAGCCAATTTTCCAGGCGAACCGGCCTGGCTTGGGGAAATCGAGAAGATGAGGAGCCCAATTTTTACAAGAGTGGCAGACTTATTGGGAGGGGAAAACAAATTGGATCAGTCGCTTAGACAGGAATTGATGAATGACTTATTGAAGCTGCCGAAACTTCAGGAAACCTACACTGTAAATGAAGTTCCAGTCGAGGCAGATCAATCGATCCAGTCAATTATAGATGCTGTATTAAATGAAGTGAAAAAGGGAAATAGGGCCAACTTTAGAGTCCTCCAGGATTTACAGGCAAAAATGGAACAGCTTGCAGTTGATGCCCAGGAAGAAGAAAAAGGTGCCATTGCAGAAACGTTGGATGAAAGAGCCGGCAGGATAGAGGATTTAAAAAAGCTGGCCATCGAAATGTTCGACCAGCTCGATATCATTTACTCAGCCGTTCAAAGGCTTGGCAATGAGGCGGTCACTTCAGAAGTAAAGAAAGTCATTGATAAAGCAATCAAGATTCTGGAAACGAATGGGATAGAAGAGCTACAAGTTCAAAATAAATTTATAGATGGAAAGATTATGATCAGCCTGGGGAATGTCCCGAGGAACGAATATGCCCCGCAATTGGAACAATACCAGGTATACCAAGTCCATCAACGTGGATTCCGTGATAAGGAAACCAATCAGCTTTTGAGAAAAGCAACCGTGATAACAGTAGATTAA
- a CDS encoding J domain-containing protein: MNENANYYELLEVPPTSTDSEIRKAYYRQIRMYSNETHPVEFQLLTKAYKTLSDSEKRAVYDRASQDDGEYDRMMTEGLNASEQGKYDQAIKVFNEVLVKYPGDIGANFQKASALYDLGRLNEAKAIVSRLLRDEQENLNFLELAVLIYSGLKEYSQAISLCEQLISKGRDEPRYYLHLSNIYYDLEQPEKSIEVLERKLRRGESIHDFQLLKELFYFTMIVFNDDYHSRVTNRLRELPGNDDERVLLIDWLIDECEMIGSTHPAYNEFVMVIKRLNKGRNFNVNVWITKAEGQLNNHQVQQRAESAYQQTAATNTATYEDNGTGSFAVAIIIGIIFSFIFTPFGGILAGIIYYFYARFIWRAIGAIIGIIILIILFAACTGAFG, from the coding sequence ATGAACGAAAATGCAAATTATTATGAACTGCTTGAAGTCCCCCCTACATCGACAGATAGCGAGATAAGGAAGGCCTATTATAGGCAAATAAGGATGTATTCAAACGAGACTCATCCAGTTGAATTCCAGCTTCTCACAAAAGCATATAAAACGTTAAGCGATTCTGAAAAAAGGGCTGTCTACGATAGAGCCAGTCAAGATGACGGGGAATACGACAGGATGATGACCGAAGGCTTGAATGCTTCTGAGCAGGGCAAGTATGACCAAGCCATTAAAGTTTTTAACGAAGTTCTCGTCAAGTATCCCGGGGATATAGGGGCGAATTTTCAGAAAGCAAGTGCACTGTACGATTTGGGCCGTCTCAATGAGGCGAAAGCAATTGTATCCAGGCTGCTTCGGGATGAACAGGAAAACCTCAATTTCCTAGAATTAGCGGTACTCATTTATTCGGGCCTAAAGGAATACTCCCAGGCTATTTCATTGTGTGAGCAGCTGATAAGTAAAGGCAGGGATGAGCCAAGATATTATCTGCATCTATCTAATATCTACTATGATCTTGAACAACCTGAAAAGTCGATAGAGGTCTTAGAACGGAAGCTAAGGAGAGGAGAGTCGATACACGACTTTCAACTCCTAAAGGAATTATTCTACTTTACAATGATTGTATTTAACGATGACTACCATTCCCGGGTTACCAATCGTCTTAGAGAGCTTCCGGGCAATGACGATGAGCGTGTACTTTTGATTGATTGGCTGATTGACGAATGTGAAATGATTGGAAGCACCCACCCTGCGTACAATGAATTTGTCATGGTTATCAAGCGTTTGAACAAAGGAAGGAATTTCAATGTCAATGTATGGATTACCAAGGCAGAAGGTCAATTAAATAACCACCAAGTCCAACAAAGGGCAGAGAGTGCCTATCAGCAAACAGCTGCTACTAATACAGCGACTTATGAAGATAACGGTACAGGTTCCTTTGCGGTTGCCATTATAATCGGAATCATTTTTTCGTTTATTTTTACACCGTTTGGCGGCATTCTTGCTGGAATTATATATTATTTCTACGCAAGGTTCATCTGGCGTGCTATTGGTGCAATAATCGGTATAATAATCCTAATTATCCTGTTCGCGGCTTGCACTGGAGCATTTGGATAA
- a CDS encoding Hsp70 family protein — protein sequence MAIIGIDLGTTNSAIAYLKDGKPEIIANKDGGRTTPSVLQLSINDEIVIGEVAKDAHPTLVMQTVTEVKRLMGTDETVTVKGKTYRPEEISAHILRYLKASAEEFLGTTVTEAVITVPAYFTDSQRKATQKAGEIAGLKVERIINEPTAAAIAYGFDNMDKDQHILVYDLGGGTFDVSVVEMFDGIVEVKASAGNNHLGGMDFDNAIVQWIENKFKRENGYNIYVNADQADELRRRVTLKLAAEKAKKILSTQMATRITIPFLGIYNNMPISVDAELTRNEFEGLIKEMANSTMAEVEKALSDAKLSVRDINEVLLVGGSTRIPLIQELVEKKFGKSPKKDINPDEAIALGAAIQGGIKSGEIDSRKGLMVIDVCPYTLGTEVIRTVGGQLVPGYFDPIIPRNSTIPISETKMYYTAYDNQVEVDIDVYQGDDPYVKNNDLLSDDITLSNIPKRPAGEERIEVTFTYDINGMLQVKAVVLSTGLKVERAIRTQAGVMSDAQVAASKEKIESDWEKSELYQEVKNVIYRAEKMMGEAAPADRQRIEKLLNELKRELAANNINSAKRAEEQLTDLLIELV from the coding sequence ATGGCAATCATTGGGATTGACTTAGGAACCACGAATTCTGCTATTGCTTATCTGAAAGACGGCAAACCTGAAATTATCGCTAATAAAGATGGCGGAAGGACCACTCCTTCTGTTCTTCAGCTTTCCATTAACGATGAAATTGTAATCGGGGAAGTCGCCAAGGACGCCCATCCTACGCTAGTCATGCAGACGGTTACGGAAGTAAAACGTTTAATGGGTACAGATGAAACGGTTACTGTTAAAGGAAAAACATATCGTCCAGAAGAGATTTCCGCTCATATTTTACGTTATCTCAAGGCATCTGCTGAGGAGTTTCTTGGGACCACTGTAACAGAAGCAGTAATTACTGTCCCCGCCTATTTTACAGATTCACAGAGAAAGGCAACGCAGAAGGCCGGCGAAATTGCCGGTTTGAAAGTAGAACGCATCATTAATGAGCCGACCGCGGCGGCGATTGCCTATGGATTTGACAATATGGACAAGGACCAGCATATCCTTGTATATGACCTTGGCGGCGGGACCTTCGACGTGTCTGTCGTAGAGATGTTTGACGGAATCGTTGAAGTAAAAGCGAGTGCAGGGAACAATCACCTGGGCGGAATGGATTTTGATAACGCGATTGTTCAATGGATCGAAAACAAATTCAAGCGTGAGAATGGCTATAACATTTATGTGAATGCAGACCAGGCGGATGAATTGAGGCGCAGGGTGACACTCAAGCTTGCTGCGGAAAAAGCCAAAAAAATTCTGTCAACACAAATGGCAACCCGGATTACAATCCCGTTTTTGGGAATCTACAACAATATGCCTATTTCCGTGGATGCTGAGCTGACCCGTAATGAGTTCGAGGGACTTATAAAGGAAATGGCCAATTCAACGATGGCTGAAGTCGAAAAAGCTTTATCCGATGCCAAGCTGTCAGTCCGTGACATCAATGAGGTGCTTCTGGTCGGGGGTTCAACACGGATTCCGTTAATCCAGGAGCTGGTTGAGAAGAAATTCGGGAAGTCCCCGAAAAAAGATATTAATCCGGATGAAGCGATTGCACTTGGCGCAGCGATCCAGGGTGGCATTAAGAGCGGTGAAATCGATTCGCGTAAAGGACTGATGGTCATTGATGTGTGCCCATATACACTTGGGACTGAAGTGATCAGGACAGTAGGCGGACAGCTTGTACCGGGTTATTTCGATCCGATTATACCAAGGAACAGCACAATCCCGATCTCCGAGACAAAAATGTATTATACAGCCTATGACAACCAGGTAGAAGTGGATATCGATGTATACCAGGGTGATGACCCATATGTGAAAAATAATGACCTCCTTTCGGATGATATTACTCTTTCCAATATCCCGAAACGGCCTGCCGGTGAAGAAAGGATTGAAGTCACATTTACGTATGATATCAACGGCATGCTCCAGGTGAAGGCAGTCGTTCTGAGTACAGGGCTGAAGGTAGAGCGGGCAATCCGCACCCAGGCCGGGGTGATGAGCGATGCCCAGGTCGCTGCTTCAAAAGAGAAAATTGAAAGCGATTGGGAGAAATCGGAGCTGTATCAGGAAGTCAAAAATGTAATCTACCGGGCAGAAAAGATGATGGGAGAGGCTGCGCCTGCTGATAGGCAGCGTATTGAAAAACTTTTGAACGAGCTTAAGAGGGAATTGGCGGCCAATAATATCAATAGTGCCAAACGGGCTGAAGAACAATTGACAGATTTACTGATTGAGCTAGTGTAG
- a CDS encoding AAA family ATPase, whose product MEERLRMIYGSFDDISKDIKQALLENDSELVRSHLFRGHRLVAKTINYCEKNLENRAVSSALDYFRCAKFMKAEISSWYEQIAFSHSEQNLDAEAERELFAAVTESDIKFDRFIQYSHAALKLHNLFVNKDIKETILRVSTSNVKEIVECLKRVRLVLNAAASRHGMREAAGNIMLWCDELGKAIQDKEDLVAALNKEPESISLDQALRELEKLIGLDEVKQKICDITNLVAFNKLRREQGFKTDEVSLHMVFTGNPGTGKTTVARLVAVILKAVGVLSKGHLVEVGRSDLVAEYVGQTAVKTMNKIKEAKGGVLFIDEAYSLVRGSASSDFGIEAIDTLVKAMEDERKNMIVILAGYPREMDSFIESNPGLQSRFKNQIGFKDYTLDELMSITEILLKDRDYHMDAEAYTILRRMVGKIIALYPQTHGNGRLVRNMIEDAIMAKASLAMNQKASNLPIGQLDLLDGEIMLRVESKSSQSEGFKSDLEHDRRIGFMR is encoded by the coding sequence GTGGAAGAGCGCCTAAGAATGATTTATGGCTCCTTTGATGACATAAGCAAAGATATAAAACAGGCACTTTTGGAAAATGACAGCGAACTTGTGCGCTCCCATTTGTTTAGGGGGCATAGGCTTGTTGCAAAAACAATCAATTATTGCGAGAAAAACCTGGAAAATAGGGCGGTTTCGTCTGCCCTGGACTATTTTCGCTGTGCCAAATTTATGAAAGCCGAAATAAGCTCATGGTATGAACAGATCGCTTTCAGCCATTCAGAGCAAAATCTTGATGCGGAAGCCGAGAGAGAACTGTTTGCGGCTGTTACCGAATCAGATATAAAATTTGACCGGTTCATCCAATATTCCCATGCAGCATTAAAGCTTCACAATCTTTTTGTAAATAAAGACATAAAAGAAACGATTCTAAGAGTATCTACATCAAACGTAAAGGAAATAGTTGAATGCCTGAAAAGAGTCCGGCTGGTATTGAATGCAGCTGCCAGCAGGCACGGGATGAGGGAGGCAGCAGGGAATATCATGCTCTGGTGCGATGAATTGGGAAAGGCGATACAAGATAAAGAAGACTTAGTCGCCGCGCTTAACAAAGAACCCGAATCTATCAGTCTTGACCAGGCACTCCGAGAACTTGAAAAGCTCATAGGCCTCGATGAAGTGAAGCAAAAAATCTGTGATATTACCAATCTGGTTGCATTCAACAAACTTAGGCGAGAACAAGGTTTCAAGACTGATGAGGTTAGCCTCCACATGGTCTTCACTGGCAATCCAGGCACAGGGAAAACAACAGTAGCCCGGTTGGTGGCAGTCATTCTGAAAGCAGTCGGCGTACTTTCCAAGGGGCACCTCGTTGAAGTGGGACGTTCGGATCTTGTTGCTGAATATGTCGGACAGACCGCCGTAAAAACAATGAATAAGATAAAAGAGGCAAAAGGCGGCGTTTTGTTTATCGATGAAGCGTATTCGCTCGTGAGGGGGAGCGCATCCAGCGATTTCGGGATAGAGGCGATTGATACTCTCGTGAAGGCTATGGAGGATGAGCGCAAAAATATGATTGTGATCCTCGCCGGATATCCTCGGGAAATGGATAGTTTCATTGAATCGAATCCTGGCCTTCAGTCCCGATTCAAAAATCAGATCGGGTTCAAGGATTACACGTTGGACGAGCTGATGTCAATAACGGAAATTTTGTTAAAAGACCGGGATTATCATATGGATGCTGAAGCGTATACCATCCTTAGGAGAATGGTTGGGAAAATAATCGCCCTTTACCCACAAACTCATGGAAATGGACGCCTTGTCAGGAATATGATTGAGGATGCAATCATGGCAAAAGCAAGCCTGGCCATGAATCAGAAAGCGAGCAATCTCCCTATCGGACAGCTGGATTTACTAGATGGAGAAATCATGCTGAGGGTTGAATCGAAAAGTAGCCAGTCTGAAGGATTCAAGTCGGACCTGGAACACGATCGTAGAATAGGATTTATGAGATGA
- a CDS encoding tetratricopeptide repeat protein produces MDEKLTNYNQAISLIHEGRLGDAESLLNRLTTAGFTIALWPLGLIKAATGRPFEALSHWETVSPSSVPQVTVKRETLIQTLPEYKKIFELYNAAIEKARIDGAAPRHEVFSELLSKGDKIPLPAELYKACFLSLLLEGKNGKFKSEYEKAPDYIRENPDIKTISLRAEQAGHEEWKKRSESKAIRYKRLAGASFAAVFLALALTGGIASGIFSKQEKSEPVSSAEVAKTKIQDDRVKALEEELEQLMSVNSNLEEDLKQKETALKETEATQALLEAAGINIGQLSSEAAERMYREGLALYQDGEFIEASELLKKSLSFSSTNYFSDDAHFYLITSGLKSGNGMEDELTSFLAESKEAYRQSPYLDDVMLLMAESYLNSGDKAAAESLLKKIQSDFSLEWTANKAKELRNR; encoded by the coding sequence ATGGATGAAAAATTGACAAATTACAATCAAGCAATCTCTTTGATCCATGAAGGAAGGTTGGGTGATGCAGAGAGTTTACTAAACAGGCTTACCACAGCTGGCTTCACGATTGCTCTTTGGCCTCTTGGCTTAATCAAGGCTGCGACAGGGCGTCCTTTTGAAGCCCTCTCCCATTGGGAGACTGTCTCTCCTTCAAGCGTTCCACAGGTTACCGTAAAGAGGGAGACACTTATTCAAACGCTGCCTGAATATAAAAAGATTTTCGAGTTATATAACGCAGCGATTGAGAAGGCGAGGATAGATGGAGCAGCCCCGCGCCATGAAGTTTTTTCCGAACTGTTGTCAAAGGGGGACAAAATCCCCCTTCCAGCAGAGCTTTACAAAGCGTGTTTTCTATCGCTGCTCCTTGAAGGCAAGAATGGTAAATTCAAATCAGAGTACGAAAAAGCGCCAGACTATATAAGAGAAAATCCCGATATAAAGACAATTTCCCTAAGAGCTGAACAGGCTGGTCACGAAGAATGGAAGAAACGTTCGGAGTCAAAGGCAATCCGCTACAAGCGGCTGGCCGGTGCATCTTTTGCCGCCGTTTTCCTAGCCCTGGCCCTTACCGGAGGCATCGCCAGCGGTATTTTTTCTAAGCAGGAAAAATCAGAGCCAGTGTCTTCTGCAGAAGTTGCAAAAACAAAAATTCAGGATGACAGAGTCAAGGCACTAGAGGAAGAATTAGAACAGCTTATGTCTGTTAATTCTAATTTAGAGGAGGATTTAAAACAGAAGGAGACAGCGTTGAAGGAAACGGAAGCTACGCAAGCTTTATTGGAAGCTGCCGGGATCAACATTGGACAACTTTCTTCCGAAGCAGCAGAAAGGATGTATCGCGAAGGCTTGGCTTTATATCAGGATGGCGAATTTATCGAAGCTAGTGAACTATTAAAAAAGAGTCTTTCTTTTTCCAGTACTAACTACTTTTCCGATGACGCACATTTCTATCTAATCACTTCCGGTTTAAAGTCTGGGAACGGTATGGAAGATGAACTTACTTCCTTCCTAGCAGAAAGCAAGGAAGCATACCGCCAGTCACCCTATCTTGATGATGTGATGTTGCTGATGGCCGAGTCCTATCTGAACTCTGGGGACAAGGCTGCTGCCGAATCCTTGCTAAAGAAAATCCAATCGGACTTTTCTCTAGAATGGACTGCAAACAAAGCAAAAGAATTAAGAAACCGTTGA
- a CDS encoding competence protein ComK, with product MNILSQYVINENTAGFWEEYDESGNRLTEVFEGEKKLTVDKSPLKIIDFTLMNQGFSLQGAKDGSKHLLGKGKNVHLLTINAQHGIFLIPTKAYGRHDCLWLSLMHVQDMEAINSNTTRVFLSFGHTVVLDMKEYVFIKKLHKARRLRKAVSKINKSPITFYVQPETGYKIAEEDGGYRVK from the coding sequence ATGAATATTTTGTCACAGTATGTAATTAATGAGAATACAGCTGGTTTTTGGGAAGAGTATGATGAATCCGGGAACAGGTTAACGGAGGTTTTTGAAGGAGAGAAAAAGCTGACTGTTGATAAGTCTCCATTAAAAATAATTGATTTTACACTGATGAATCAGGGCTTCAGCCTTCAGGGAGCAAAGGATGGTTCCAAGCACCTGCTTGGCAAGGGGAAGAATGTTCACCTGCTGACCATCAATGCACAGCACGGGATTTTCCTTATTCCGACCAAGGCATATGGGAGGCATGATTGCTTATGGCTTTCGCTAATGCACGTCCAGGATATGGAGGCCATTAATTCCAATACGACCCGGGTATTCTTAAGTTTTGGACATACTGTTGTTCTAGATATGAAAGAGTATGTTTTCATTAAGAAACTGCACAAAGCAAGAAGGCTTCGGAAAGCAGTTTCCAAAATCAACAAAAGCCCAATCACCTTTTACGTCCAACCTGAAACCGGCTATAAAATTGCAGAAGAAGATGGTGGGTATCGGGTGAAGTAG
- a CDS encoding STAS domain-containing protein: MSENIEEINYKEAIEYLLEPLIVHSQLKIIYINEAAERFFRASREDVIGGSPLDIFRDTSKPAITKRISGAYSKPAEIIEETIYKMDGTSVDVELYCHPIKIGDTKAIQTYVRDITNKKELENMKKEMNTELDELASTIVPLLGGIAVLNLSGRIDHDRASKLLEMVPVNVQKQNVSKLILDCSGIYAIDALVIDSLFKISNVLKMLGVQSLITGLRPELAMDAVKLGINFKDIITFATVKDALHFSGVEYSIKDQR; this comes from the coding sequence TTGAGTGAAAATATTGAAGAGATTAATTACAAAGAGGCAATCGAATATTTACTAGAGCCACTAATCGTACATTCACAATTGAAGATAATTTATATTAACGAAGCAGCTGAAAGGTTTTTTAGAGCTTCCAGGGAAGATGTAATTGGAGGGAGTCCTTTAGACATTTTTAGAGATACCTCTAAACCCGCGATTACAAAAAGAATTTCAGGGGCATACAGTAAACCCGCTGAGATTATTGAAGAGACAATTTATAAAATGGATGGTACTTCAGTTGACGTTGAGTTATATTGTCACCCTATCAAAATAGGAGATACAAAAGCGATTCAAACGTATGTAAGAGACATCACGAATAAAAAAGAGCTAGAGAATATGAAAAAAGAAATGAATACAGAGTTAGACGAGCTTGCCTCAACCATTGTGCCCCTGTTAGGAGGAATTGCGGTCCTGAATTTATCAGGCCGGATCGATCATGATAGGGCAAGTAAACTCTTAGAAATGGTACCTGTTAACGTCCAAAAGCAAAACGTAAGCAAGCTAATATTAGATTGCTCCGGAATTTACGCTATTGACGCTTTAGTTATTGATTCTCTTTTTAAAATTAGCAATGTCCTAAAAATGCTGGGAGTTCAGAGCCTGATAACAGGCTTACGTCCAGAATTAGCTATGGACGCAGTTAAGCTTGGTATTAATTTTAAGGACATCATTACTTTTGCCACTGTTAAGGATGCCCTCCACTTTTCAGGCGTAGAGTATTCGATTAAAGACCAAAGATAA
- a CDS encoding sigma-E factor regulatory protein RseB domain-containing protein gives MKKVFVGIAMAGSIAITGIIAASVWQEEKLSISKGEDTPVLENIQASNLQEKVNPLNLESKQDVQERLLNSYHFFDKAKGSFVYTSTNNGMSVQVDYKLKWTDKKIQYNAKISDKASDAGHEIGYSEGEFTTIDHGTKVFEKFKWDITDKGEFKRIEDVYVKHSDGTMEYVYPNTSLNLGMAEKSLHAKEIAVGFLENQDLWKISGTELLLGREVVVIEGAFDEYYQDKLGSTYTLWMDQNTGILLKYETYGEKGQVITSLKTTEFKVSEDFEVENLAKKIPANYKKMEPVQQNNYGNNS, from the coding sequence ATGAAAAAGGTTTTTGTCGGCATAGCTATGGCCGGTTCAATAGCTATCACTGGGATTATAGCAGCATCAGTATGGCAGGAAGAGAAATTGTCTATCTCAAAAGGTGAAGATACGCCAGTTTTGGAGAATATCCAGGCTTCTAATTTACAGGAAAAAGTGAACCCGTTGAATTTAGAGAGCAAACAAGATGTTCAGGAACGGCTACTTAACAGTTATCATTTCTTTGATAAAGCAAAAGGAAGCTTTGTATATACGTCCACCAACAATGGAATGAGTGTCCAAGTCGATTACAAGTTGAAATGGACGGATAAGAAAATACAGTATAATGCCAAAATTAGTGACAAGGCTTCTGACGCAGGTCATGAGATAGGTTATTCCGAAGGGGAATTCACTACAATCGACCATGGTACAAAGGTATTTGAAAAGTTTAAGTGGGATATTACTGATAAAGGGGAATTCAAGCGTATCGAGGATGTATATGTGAAACACTCGGATGGGACGATGGAATACGTATACCCAAATACCAGCCTCAATTTGGGTATGGCAGAAAAATCTTTACATGCAAAGGAAATTGCGGTTGGATTTCTTGAAAATCAAGATTTATGGAAAATAAGCGGAACTGAGCTTCTACTTGGGCGGGAAGTGGTTGTGATCGAAGGCGCTTTCGATGAATATTATCAAGATAAACTTGGCTCAACCTATACGCTGTGGATGGATCAAAACACTGGGATTTTGCTGAAATATGAAACATACGGAGAGAAAGGGCAGGTTATAACAAGCCTTAAAACAACAGAATTCAAAGTCAGTGAAGATTTTGAAGTGGAGAATCTTGCGAAGAAAATTCCAGCGAATTACAAGAAAATGGAGCCGGTTCAACAAAACAATTATGGAAATAACTCTTAA